From Arcticibacter tournemirensis, one genomic window encodes:
- a CDS encoding RagB/SusD family nutrient uptake outer membrane protein yields the protein MKRTYFKSIIFIIPVLFLGCEKSSYLTDGKDTGGSNVTEQQFWQHKDWVRNFLNNIYTHVPDEYNMDGDGGMLASASDEAVNSNPNSSVTYPNGSTWGAARTFNDVYGDMYTGIRKTNLFIEHVASSGILPENEENEEGTNNLARQIQRSKGQAFFLRALFHFELVKRYGAIPLVTRVIGETEDSNLPRNTYQECVDQIVRDCDSAITLLPLWTGSWTNSNKGRATQTAAMALKSRMLLYAASPLNNPSGDQAKWRLAADAANQLIAVNKHKLHSSYSQIFLFGQAAYNDEVIFASRANNRNDIEQNNAPISYSGAKGRLNPTQEIVDAFETKNGTAPSETNPALNRDPRFDLVIVYNGKSFKNVAVQTYVGGKDGLNLSVNATRTGYYMKKFMNEGAVTWNVPTPTNSRRPWVLFRYAEILLNYAEAVNELVGPDVLPVASAGAPAFTLTARQAVNLIRDRTGIKMPLIPLGQSQDQMRERIKRERRIELCFEGHRFYDVRRWKEGETYFNKPVTGMQIVKNADNTFSYQRFTVENRVFQAKNYWFPFSINDINRQPALTQNPGY from the coding sequence ATGAAAAGAACTTATTTTAAATCAATCATATTTATAATCCCGGTATTGTTCCTGGGATGTGAAAAAAGCAGTTATCTGACGGACGGCAAAGATACCGGAGGCAGCAACGTTACCGAACAGCAGTTCTGGCAGCATAAAGACTGGGTTAGGAATTTTCTCAATAATATATACACCCATGTTCCGGACGAATACAATATGGATGGTGATGGCGGTATGTTAGCTTCTGCCTCGGATGAGGCTGTCAATTCAAACCCTAACTCGTCTGTTACGTATCCTAATGGCAGTACCTGGGGGGCTGCCAGGACTTTCAACGATGTTTACGGAGACATGTATACCGGGATCCGAAAAACCAACCTGTTTATAGAGCATGTTGCTTCCAGCGGCATCCTGCCGGAAAACGAAGAAAACGAAGAGGGTACGAATAATCTTGCCCGGCAGATTCAGCGCTCTAAAGGACAGGCCTTTTTCCTGCGTGCTCTTTTCCATTTTGAACTGGTAAAAAGATATGGAGCCATTCCTTTAGTAACGCGGGTAATTGGAGAAACTGAAGACAGCAATCTCCCAAGAAATACCTATCAGGAATGTGTCGATCAGATTGTCAGGGACTGCGATTCTGCGATTACGTTGCTCCCTTTGTGGACTGGGTCGTGGACAAATTCTAATAAGGGCCGGGCTACGCAAACGGCAGCAATGGCCTTGAAATCGCGCATGCTTCTTTATGCAGCGAGCCCATTGAACAATCCTTCAGGTGATCAGGCGAAATGGAGGCTTGCTGCAGACGCTGCCAACCAGTTGATCGCCGTAAACAAACACAAACTGCACTCCTCGTATAGCCAGATATTCCTGTTTGGCCAGGCTGCGTATAATGACGAGGTGATTTTTGCTTCAAGGGCGAACAATCGGAATGATATTGAACAGAATAATGCTCCGATAAGTTATTCGGGTGCTAAAGGAAGACTGAACCCAACACAGGAGATCGTTGACGCCTTTGAAACAAAAAATGGAACTGCTCCTTCAGAAACGAACCCTGCATTAAACCGCGACCCGCGTTTTGATCTTGTGATTGTTTATAATGGTAAATCATTCAAGAATGTGGCAGTACAAACATATGTTGGCGGAAAAGACGGATTGAACCTCAGCGTTAACGCAACGCGAACCGGTTACTACATGAAGAAATTTATGAACGAAGGTGCCGTAACCTGGAATGTTCCGACGCCAACCAATTCCCGTCGTCCCTGGGTGCTATTTCGTTATGCCGAAATCCTCTTAAATTACGCAGAAGCTGTGAATGAACTGGTTGGTCCGGATGTGCTTCCTGTGGCTTCCGCCGGTGCTCCTGCTTTCACCTTAACGGCAAGACAGGCTGTTAATCTGATCAGAGACCGGACGGGTATCAAGATGCCGCTTATACCCCTGGGACAAAGTCAGGATCAGATGCGTGAACGTATCAAACGCGAAAGAAGGATAGAACTTTGTTTTGAAGGACACCGGTTTTACGATGTGAGAAGATGGAAGGAGGGAGAAACTTATTTCAACAAGCCTGTAACAGGAATGCAGATTGTAAAAAATGCTGATAATACGTTCTCTTACCAAAGGTTCACGGTTGAGAACCGCGTGTTTCAAGCGAAGAATTACTGGTTTCCATTTTCGATCAATGATATCAACAGGCAGCCTGCCTTAACACAGAATCCAGGATATTAA
- a CDS encoding glycoside hydrolase family 2 protein, with protein sequence MKKNSYISLLILVISLFSRISAAQENLIQNISARSIISLNGRWNYIIDPYENGYYDYRREAFDQSKSGTGGYFDDKKQEDKSELLEYDFDHSPTLAVPGDWNSQVEKLDLYEGTIWYRNKFTAAPKQGKRYFLYFGAVNYEAHVYLNGKKLGMHKGGFTPFQFDITDRLRAGENSVVVKADNTRKKEEVPTINTDWWNYGGITRDVFIAETPASYISDYQIQLSKGSMGQIEGFIQLSGAEKSQKVTVEIPAAGIKTIVKADTSGRALIKLAVNNLEYWSPESPKLYDVTISTSNDHISDKIGFRSIVTKGKDILLNGKPVFLRGISIHDENPLIAGRARSEGDLRMLLTWAKELNCNFVRLAHYPHNEQMVRLADEMGLMVWAEVPVYWTIAWDNPETYKNAEAQMSTLITRDKNRAAVIVWSVGNETPLSDSRYRFMSNMVTHVRSMDNTRLVAAALEVHRKGFEVIVDDSLGEKIDLASFNEYGAWYWGGTPKELSKYHFNIKYDKPVVITEFGGDALAGFHGDEDTRWTEEYQEALYVSQLNMLSKIDGLRGMTPWILADFKSPRRPHPLYQNFYNRKGLYSETGKKKKAFFILKKFYDDTEKKYNTKSYGASK encoded by the coding sequence ATGAAGAAAAATAGTTATATATCCCTTTTGATCCTGGTCATATCTTTATTTTCAAGGATAAGTGCTGCACAGGAAAATTTGATACAAAACATCTCTGCACGAAGTATAATCAGCCTCAATGGCAGATGGAACTACATTATTGATCCGTACGAAAATGGCTATTATGATTATCGTCGCGAGGCATTCGATCAGTCAAAATCAGGTACAGGAGGTTACTTTGATGATAAGAAGCAGGAGGATAAGTCTGAGCTTTTAGAATACGACTTCGACCATTCTCCAACTCTTGCCGTTCCGGGCGACTGGAATTCGCAGGTTGAAAAACTCGACTTGTACGAAGGTACGATATGGTACCGTAATAAATTTACGGCTGCACCAAAGCAAGGCAAACGCTATTTCCTTTACTTCGGTGCAGTAAATTATGAAGCGCATGTGTACCTGAACGGGAAGAAACTCGGAATGCATAAGGGTGGTTTTACGCCATTCCAGTTCGATATTACAGACCGTTTAAGGGCAGGCGAAAACAGTGTAGTGGTAAAGGCCGATAACACCCGAAAAAAAGAAGAGGTGCCGACTATCAATACCGACTGGTGGAATTACGGCGGCATTACGAGAGATGTATTTATTGCCGAGACCCCGGCATCGTACATCAGCGATTATCAGATTCAGCTGTCCAAAGGAAGCATGGGCCAGATTGAAGGATTTATACAGCTGTCGGGAGCGGAAAAATCGCAGAAGGTGACAGTTGAAATACCGGCGGCCGGAATAAAAACAATAGTAAAAGCGGACACTTCAGGCCGCGCGCTGATTAAGCTTGCAGTTAACAACCTTGAGTACTGGTCGCCTGAAAGTCCGAAGCTATACGATGTAACTATAAGTACATCAAACGACCATATAAGTGATAAGATTGGCTTCAGAAGCATTGTTACTAAGGGGAAAGACATCCTTTTAAACGGCAAACCTGTGTTTCTCCGGGGGATCTCTATTCACGATGAAAACCCGCTAATAGCTGGAAGAGCGCGTTCAGAAGGCGACCTCAGAATGCTGCTCACCTGGGCTAAAGAGCTGAACTGCAATTTCGTTCGTCTCGCGCATTATCCGCATAACGAGCAAATGGTTCGGCTTGCCGATGAAATGGGGCTTATGGTATGGGCGGAAGTGCCGGTGTACTGGACTATCGCCTGGGATAATCCGGAAACTTATAAGAACGCCGAAGCTCAGATGAGCACTCTGATCACCAGAGATAAAAACAGGGCAGCCGTAATAGTCTGGTCCGTAGGAAACGAAACTCCCTTAAGTGATTCGAGATACAGGTTCATGAGCAACATGGTAACGCATGTCAGATCAATGGATAACACCCGGCTTGTAGCTGCAGCGCTCGAAGTTCATAGAAAAGGATTTGAAGTTATTGTGGATGATTCATTGGGAGAGAAGATTGATCTCGCCAGTTTCAATGAGTATGGTGCCTGGTATTGGGGCGGGACTCCTAAGGAGCTGTCAAAATATCACTTTAACATTAAGTACGATAAGCCCGTTGTTATCACCGAGTTTGGCGGCGATGCGCTCGCGGGATTTCATGGCGATGAAGATACCCGATGGACCGAGGAATACCAGGAAGCCCTGTATGTAAGTCAATTGAACATGCTGAGCAAGATCGATGGGCTGAGAGGCATGACCCCCTGGATCCTGGCTGACTTTAAGTCGCCCAGGAGACCTCATCCCTTGTACCAGAACTTCTATAACAGGAAAGGTCTTTATTCAGAAACAGGGAAAAAGAAGAAGGCATTCTTTATCCTGAAAAAATTCTACGACGATACGGAAAAGAAATATAATACAAAGAGTTATGGTGCAAGCAAGTAA
- a CDS encoding agarase: MVQASKYILFLCLISGFAFGQDSTEYALKVAARKGINHADGSNAFTAYKDYPTRTIGQLKQFVPKEVKLNRYGGRTDKRTKPTGFFYVKKIDDRWWAVDPEGCYYLHNAMNAVNMGRSDRNQQALKEKFVDETGWITKTHQILVENGFNGAGAWSNVNLIRKSTLQNKKPLAYTINLDWMSGYGDKRGGTFQVPGHKGYPNNVIFVFDPGFEAYCEEQARKLTEYKDDKNLFGYFSDNEMPLGMKNLDGYLTLKDQNDPGYQAAIKWLATKGISRDQITDQHRAEFLGFVSERYFSIVAKAIKKYDPNHMYLGCRFYGSQRNYPDLFKAAGKYADIISINYYNNWTPQKDFMRKWEEWSGKPFIVTEWYVKADDSGLGNTAGAGWIVKTQEDRGLFYQNFTLGLLESGSCVGWHWFKYMDNDPTQKGAEPSNTNANKGIVDNYYNLYQPLVEKMKQLDLQMYTLADYFNSRNRKQ, translated from the coding sequence ATGGTGCAAGCAAGTAAGTATATACTTTTTCTTTGTCTTATCTCTGGCTTCGCTTTTGGACAGGACAGCACGGAATATGCATTGAAAGTAGCGGCAAGAAAGGGAATTAACCATGCTGATGGCAGTAACGCGTTTACAGCGTATAAAGATTATCCTACACGTACTATCGGACAGCTTAAACAGTTCGTGCCGAAAGAAGTTAAGCTTAACAGATATGGAGGCAGGACGGATAAGCGTACAAAGCCTACCGGTTTTTTTTATGTGAAGAAAATAGACGACAGATGGTGGGCTGTCGATCCCGAAGGCTGTTATTATCTGCACAATGCTATGAATGCTGTAAACATGGGACGCTCGGACAGGAACCAGCAGGCATTAAAGGAGAAGTTTGTGGATGAAACAGGCTGGATAACGAAGACACATCAGATACTTGTTGAAAATGGGTTTAATGGTGCCGGTGCATGGTCCAATGTAAACCTTATAAGAAAGTCGACCCTGCAGAACAAGAAACCTCTCGCCTATACCATAAACCTTGACTGGATGAGTGGTTATGGTGATAAGCGGGGTGGGACGTTTCAGGTACCGGGACACAAAGGTTATCCGAACAACGTAATCTTTGTATTCGATCCGGGGTTCGAAGCTTATTGTGAGGAGCAAGCAAGAAAACTAACTGAATATAAGGATGATAAAAACCTTTTTGGCTACTTCTCGGATAACGAGATGCCTCTGGGCATGAAGAACCTCGACGGATATCTAACATTGAAAGATCAGAACGATCCCGGGTATCAGGCGGCGATAAAATGGCTGGCAACAAAAGGAATAAGCCGAGATCAAATAACAGACCAGCACCGTGCCGAATTCCTTGGTTTTGTGTCTGAGAGATATTTTTCTATCGTAGCTAAGGCGATAAAGAAATACGATCCAAACCATATGTACCTGGGCTGCCGGTTTTATGGCAGTCAGCGCAATTATCCCGATCTGTTTAAAGCAGCCGGTAAGTATGCCGATATAATCTCTATAAACTATTACAATAACTGGACGCCACAGAAGGACTTTATGCGTAAATGGGAGGAATGGTCAGGCAAGCCTTTCATTGTTACAGAGTGGTATGTAAAAGCTGACGATTCAGGGCTTGGCAATACAGCAGGGGCAGGATGGATTGTTAAAACTCAGGAAGACAGAGGATTATTTTATCAGAACTTTACTCTTGGTTTACTTGAGTCGGGCAGCTGCGTGGGCTGGCACTGGTTTAAATATATGGACAATGACCCCACACAGAAGGGTGCGGAACCCTCCAACACAAATGCAAACAAGGGGATAGTTGACAATTACTATAATCTGTATCAACCTCTCGTGGAAAAGATGAAACAGTTGGATTTACAGATGTACACTTTGGCCGATTATTTTAATTCGCGTAATAGAAAGCAATGA
- a CDS encoding outer membrane beta-barrel protein, translated as MESKKLKTQLPALLLLVLTAGIVNAQDSSKVTYGIKVGINNNSTTRSSTFDEVNPPKMKNFRSYSVTVIVDVPLTSVLSVQPGLELTTKGQQKGASTGGSDDVEYRVTYLQAPINLIAKYRNFFLGAGGYFARALKGTYESGSVKDDLKFGSSYISSASKKNDDWEQYDYGASMLFGYKLKKFTFNVNYQYGLKDIDPNPYYRSKNRGVSLELGFIF; from the coding sequence ATGGAAAGTAAAAAATTGAAAACCCAACTTCCGGCGCTTTTGCTTCTTGTTCTTACAGCCGGCATTGTAAACGCTCAGGATTCCTCTAAAGTTACCTACGGAATCAAGGTCGGTATTAATAATAACAGTACAACGAGGTCGAGTACTTTTGACGAGGTAAATCCGCCAAAAATGAAAAACTTCAGATCTTACAGCGTTACCGTCATAGTGGACGTCCCGCTCACCAGTGTCTTGTCGGTTCAACCGGGACTAGAGTTAACTACGAAGGGACAGCAGAAAGGCGCCTCTACCGGCGGTAGTGACGATGTGGAATACAGAGTGACATACCTTCAGGCTCCGATAAATCTCATTGCTAAATACAGGAACTTCTTTTTAGGTGCGGGAGGTTACTTCGCCAGGGCATTGAAGGGAACATACGAAAGCGGTTCTGTTAAAGATGACCTTAAGTTCGGCAGTTCTTATATAAGCTCTGCCAGTAAGAAAAATGATGACTGGGAGCAATATGATTACGGCGCCAGCATGTTATTTGGCTATAAATTAAAAAAGTTCACGTTTAATGTAAACTATCAATACGGTTTAAAAGATATTGATCCAAATCCATATTATAGGTCGAAAAACCGGGGTGTTTCGCTTGAATTAGGTTTCATTTTCTGA
- a CDS encoding endo-1,4-beta-xylanase: protein MKKLPLIFYLILIFGQLACSKGKEEPPKPEPKPEPEQPAEEVTLQKSLPFPIGAAVNISLLKNKTAYRELVTKEFNSLTPESAMKAGVIHPQENTYNWTDADYLVNFAKENNKRVHGHTLIWYKSLPSWITNYQGDAAAWETLFKSHIQTIVAHFKGKVVSWDVVNEAIADDGTMRSSIWLEKLGPDYIARAFQYAHEADPDALLFYNDYGHEYGPTKRGAILDLVNNLKNRNIPIHGIGLQMHTRYTMPDNNLASAINTATQTGLKVHIAELDIAMNPDNIQSLTFSPALAEQQSQKYKFIVKTFNAIPKSQQFGITTWNVSDADSWIPGNYDRPDWPLPFDSNYAKKPAYQGIIDGVK, encoded by the coding sequence ATGAAGAAACTACCGTTAATATTTTATCTGATACTTATTTTTGGACAGTTAGCTTGTTCGAAAGGCAAAGAGGAACCGCCAAAGCCAGAGCCTAAGCCAGAGCCCGAGCAGCCTGCTGAGGAAGTCACCTTACAAAAGAGCCTTCCTTTTCCTATTGGGGCCGCCGTAAATATAAGTCTTCTAAAAAACAAAACTGCATACCGCGAACTGGTTACCAAGGAGTTCAATAGTCTGACACCCGAAAGCGCTATGAAGGCGGGCGTTATACACCCACAGGAGAATACCTACAACTGGACAGATGCCGACTACCTGGTTAATTTTGCAAAAGAGAATAATAAACGGGTACACGGACATACCCTTATCTGGTATAAGTCGCTGCCATCGTGGATAACGAACTATCAGGGAGATGCTGCAGCATGGGAAACACTGTTTAAATCACATATACAAACTATAGTTGCACATTTTAAAGGTAAGGTTGTTTCATGGGATGTTGTAAACGAAGCAATTGCCGATGATGGGACTATGCGCAGCAGTATCTGGCTTGAAAAGTTAGGACCCGACTATATAGCACGCGCATTTCAATATGCACATGAAGCCGATCCGGATGCTCTTCTTTTTTACAACGACTATGGCCATGAATACGGTCCTACAAAAAGAGGCGCTATCCTCGACCTGGTGAATAACCTGAAAAACAGGAATATTCCCATTCACGGAATTGGCTTGCAGATGCATACAAGATATACCATGCCGGATAATAATCTAGCCAGTGCCATTAATACGGCTACACAAACCGGACTCAAGGTGCATATTGCAGAACTGGATATTGCAATGAATCCTGACAATATTCAGAGCCTCACTTTTTCGCCTGCCCTGGCGGAACAGCAGTCGCAGAAATATAAGTTTATTGTGAAGACGTTTAACGCCATTCCTAAAAGTCAGCAGTTCGGGATAACGACCTGGAACGTTTCAGACGCCGACAGCTGGATTCCCGGGAACTATGATCGTCCAGACTGGCCTCTTCCTTTCGATAGTAACTATGCAAAGAAACCTGCCTATCAGGGAATCATTGATGGAGTGAAATAA
- a CDS encoding SusC/RagA family TonB-linked outer membrane protein — MKSKILIYILLLACVLSGREAAAQDPDNTVTASGILKESNGRPVEGVTILIQETTTENKSLPDGRFSVEATRKDLVIFKKQGYNTVIKPASALNSAVVIMTPSLIDAGDDDDVAIPFGVRKKRNISASISTVSGSDLPRLPISSLPNTLAGRLPGLYVQQMGSRPGTDDASFLVRGRSSYNSNQAPLILVDGVERDFVNMDVNEVETISVLKDAASISWYGMRGANGVVLVTTKRGSATSTKLTFDAQGGVQMPVYKTRPLDSYSYATLFNQAKINDGAAPQYSEADLAAYQSGSDPYKYPNNNYVDRFLGDAAPIQRYVATVSGGNSFAKYFTLLNVYNQTGLLKGDENSKYKTNANYRKYNFRTNLDLHVTKTLDATIDFGGRVEEIRYPSSGIQTFMSTINTTPPNAFPLLNPDGTYGGSNLFSGNPLAMLNSNGNINDLARTLLATISVRQQLNFLKGLSANALYSYDIQGMYQYGYTQNYARFGYDSNGQLVQIGSDENTPVNYKSSAFTGNVRSNDFWIGLDYDKTLGEHIFNFSTRLQRRVLAVPNALDQKREGISNRLSYSFKSKYFADIVATYSGSQEFEPGRRFGWFPAISAGWIISDEDFFKPATSFIDYLKIRGSYGVVGSDDVNVRASAFYNYYNRSSEGYNFGTSYTNANGSSEGSLANPYLTWERAKKASIGFDAKLFKQSVDVSFDYFDEHRDHLLTSDILPRTIGQSRVQVNEGKAKYSGYETALNFRKSFNKVTLGLNGNFTWVESKVLALNEAANLPAFQSEVGGNIGRVAIFNREGDITYQRLFLISEGLFQSQEEIDAAPQQLFSTVTRPGDIRYKDMNDDRIINSQDMVAQNYSDAPKAYYGFGLSLKYRAFDISAQFQGVYGRTISIINVVNSGSSSNGYLNQFSTQSWTPENASTAVYPRMTLNNRGNNTQQSDFWLRSGDYTRLKVAELGYSLSSTGLKSVHINSMRIYLTGFNLLTFSKLNKLDIDPEIPSSGYNTSYPYVRTFALGVNVKF; from the coding sequence ATGAAATCGAAGATTTTAATATATATACTACTCCTGGCCTGTGTTTTGTCGGGCAGGGAGGCTGCAGCGCAGGATCCCGATAATACAGTGACAGCAAGCGGGATTTTAAAGGAAAGTAACGGACGTCCTGTAGAAGGTGTTACCATTCTGATTCAAGAAACAACTACTGAGAACAAGAGTTTACCTGACGGCCGCTTTTCAGTAGAAGCAACACGTAAAGACTTGGTTATATTCAAAAAGCAAGGGTATAATACGGTTATTAAGCCGGCGTCGGCACTCAATAGTGCAGTAGTTATCATGACGCCATCCCTTATTGACGCGGGCGACGACGACGATGTGGCTATTCCGTTTGGCGTTCGTAAGAAGAGGAATATTTCGGCCTCAATCAGCACTGTTTCGGGCTCCGACTTACCCCGACTTCCTATCTCATCACTGCCTAATACATTAGCCGGCAGGTTGCCGGGTTTATATGTGCAGCAGATGGGGTCGAGGCCAGGAACAGATGATGCTTCCTTCCTTGTTCGCGGACGATCATCTTACAATAGTAATCAGGCTCCTTTAATATTGGTTGACGGCGTTGAAAGGGATTTCGTTAACATGGATGTTAATGAAGTTGAAACTATAAGCGTACTTAAGGATGCAGCGTCGATCTCCTGGTATGGAATGCGGGGAGCCAACGGCGTGGTTTTAGTTACAACAAAACGGGGAAGCGCAACATCAACTAAACTGACTTTTGATGCCCAGGGCGGAGTTCAAATGCCGGTCTATAAAACGCGTCCACTGGATTCATATTCTTATGCTACCCTGTTCAATCAGGCGAAGATAAATGATGGTGCGGCTCCTCAATACAGCGAGGCAGACCTTGCTGCTTATCAGAGCGGTTCTGATCCGTACAAGTACCCCAATAACAATTACGTCGATCGGTTTTTGGGAGATGCCGCCCCGATACAGCGATACGTGGCAACTGTTAGCGGCGGAAATTCATTCGCTAAGTACTTTACATTGTTGAACGTATACAACCAGACAGGCCTTCTTAAAGGAGACGAAAATTCGAAGTATAAAACGAATGCGAACTACAGGAAGTATAATTTCAGAACTAACCTCGACCTGCATGTTACGAAAACACTTGATGCAACGATTGATTTCGGTGGAAGGGTAGAAGAGATCAGGTATCCGAGCTCGGGCATCCAGACTTTTATGAGCACTATTAACACCACTCCTCCCAATGCATTTCCTCTCCTGAATCCCGATGGTACTTACGGTGGTTCAAATCTCTTCAGTGGAAATCCTCTGGCGATGCTCAACAGCAATGGAAATATTAATGACCTGGCACGGACACTTCTGGCAACAATTAGTGTGAGGCAGCAATTGAATTTCCTGAAGGGGCTGTCTGCGAATGCGTTGTATAGCTACGACATTCAGGGGATGTACCAATACGGTTATACTCAGAATTATGCAAGGTTCGGTTATGACAGTAACGGGCAGTTGGTGCAGATCGGATCTGATGAGAATACACCAGTAAATTACAAGAGCAGCGCCTTCACTGGGAATGTGCGGAGCAATGACTTTTGGATTGGCCTCGATTATGATAAAACTTTAGGTGAACACATATTTAACTTTTCAACACGTCTGCAGAGAAGAGTTCTCGCGGTTCCTAATGCACTCGATCAAAAGAGGGAAGGAATATCGAACAGACTTTCTTATAGTTTTAAGTCGAAATACTTTGCGGATATAGTAGCTACCTATTCAGGTTCGCAGGAGTTTGAACCAGGCAGAAGGTTCGGATGGTTTCCCGCAATTTCAGCCGGATGGATCATCTCCGACGAAGATTTCTTTAAACCGGCAACCTCGTTTATTGATTATCTAAAAATCAGGGGCTCATATGGTGTAGTAGGGAGTGATGACGTCAATGTGCGGGCATCCGCTTTTTATAACTATTATAACAGGAGCAGTGAAGGATATAATTTCGGGACAAGTTATACCAACGCCAACGGCAGTTCAGAGGGGTCGCTGGCGAATCCCTATCTCACCTGGGAAAGGGCAAAGAAGGCAAGCATAGGTTTTGATGCAAAGCTTTTTAAGCAATCTGTCGATGTTTCTTTTGATTATTTTGATGAGCACAGGGACCATCTTCTTACTTCCGACATTCTACCGCGAACGATCGGTCAAAGCAGGGTTCAGGTTAACGAAGGAAAAGCAAAGTATTCAGGATATGAAACCGCCCTCAATTTTAGAAAGTCATTCAATAAGGTTACTCTTGGCCTTAACGGCAACTTTACATGGGTAGAAAGTAAGGTACTTGCCTTGAATGAGGCGGCAAATCTTCCTGCATTCCAAAGTGAGGTGGGCGGGAACATCGGCCGGGTAGCCATCTTTAACCGCGAGGGGGACATTACATACCAGCGCTTGTTCCTGATTTCGGAGGGGCTTTTTCAATCGCAGGAAGAGATTGACGCAGCACCGCAGCAACTCTTTTCAACGGTAACACGTCCGGGCGATATCAGATACAAGGATATGAACGACGACCGGATTATCAACAGCCAGGATATGGTTGCCCAAAACTACTCAGATGCACCTAAAGCTTATTATGGTTTCGGACTTTCTCTAAAATATCGGGCTTTTGATATATCCGCCCAGTTTCAGGGTGTGTACGGGCGTACCATATCCATTATCAACGTTGTCAACTCCGGATCTTCATCCAACGGGTATCTGAATCAGTTCAGCACTCAAAGCTGGACTCCGGAAAACGCATCTACCGCCGTTTATCCGAGGATGACCCTGAATAACAGGGGGAATAATACACAGCAGTCTGATTTCTGGCTTCGCTCGGGCGACTACACCAGATTAAAGGTAGCCGAACTGGGATACAGCTTGTCGTCGACAGGACTGAAGTCGGTTCATATTAATTCGATGCGGATTTATCTTACAGGGTTTAACCTGCTTACATTCAGCAAACTGAATAAGCTTGATATAGACCCGGAGATTCCTTCGTCGGGGTACAATACTTCATATCCGTACGTAAGGACATTCGCACTGGGGGTAAATGTTAAGTTTTAA